A stretch of the Bacillus sp. B-jedd genome encodes the following:
- a CDS encoding DUF4391 domain-containing protein: MARMKAADSFYEHIGIGRLLSPIHKKLDKKMFYEQGGLKKGEKETISKLIEKMELAYLLSLSTINIQPFISDEYHVEGVMFLTVQLREDPSDRQVATIDEAIHRALPHPVVLVFDWNGECQISTAMKRLNKVDRSGVVIEGIHRTGWFFPSEAKAEFEAFLQAVRLENVRFSSFLDFYKDIDRAVEAIKLSRVAGSYKIAGSEAEYEERQAALLQIEKLEQEAVKLKTAIRKESQFNKKVEMNVKIQQLLKQMESLKKQLDTQGE; this comes from the coding sequence ATGGCGCGGATGAAAGCTGCGGATAGTTTTTATGAACATATTGGCATTGGACGGCTTTTATCCCCAATTCATAAAAAGCTCGATAAAAAGATGTTTTATGAACAGGGCGGCCTTAAAAAAGGGGAGAAGGAGACCATTTCGAAATTGATTGAAAAGATGGAACTGGCGTACCTGCTCTCCCTTTCCACGATCAATATTCAGCCGTTTATTTCTGACGAATACCATGTTGAAGGCGTAATGTTCTTAACGGTCCAGCTCAGGGAGGATCCCTCGGACAGGCAAGTGGCCACTATTGATGAAGCGATACACCGCGCTCTGCCTCATCCAGTTGTCCTCGTGTTCGACTGGAACGGTGAATGCCAAATCAGCACCGCGATGAAACGGCTGAACAAGGTGGACAGGTCAGGTGTCGTCATTGAGGGGATCCATCGGACAGGCTGGTTTTTTCCCTCGGAAGCGAAAGCCGAGTTTGAGGCATTTTTGCAGGCAGTCCGACTTGAAAATGTCAGATTTTCGAGCTTTCTCGATTTTTACAAGGATATTGACCGCGCTGTAGAAGCCATTAAACTTTCCCGAGTGGCAGGCAGTTACAAAATCGCCGGAAGTGAAGCTGAATACGAGGAGCGGCAGGCTGCACTTTTGCAAATCGAAAAGCTCGAGCAGGAGGCTGTTAAACTGAAAACGGCGATCAGGAAAGAGTCACAGTTTAATAAAAAAGTTGAGATGAATGTAAAAATCCAACAGCTACTGAAGCAGATGGAATCGTTAAAGAAACAGTTGGATACGCAGGGGGAATGA
- a CDS encoding type III restriction-modification system endonuclease, with product MKLKFQADLGYQRQAIDSIVNIFRGQSTRQSNFTVSYGEDAGMIQTDLGIGNRLDLTKNEILKNVQEIQIQNGLARSEALDGMNFTVEMETGTGKTYVYLRSIYELNKQYGFTKFVIVVPSVAIREGVYKSLQITEQHFKELYDRQPLEYFIYDSEKLDQVRNFATATAIQVMIINIDAFRKSFADPEKEDKANVIHRANDRLNGYRPIEFIQQTNPIVIIDEPQSVDTTPKSKEAISSLAPMCTLRYSATHIDKYNMIFRLDAVDAYNEKLVKKIEVMSVRSEQSFNLPFMKLLEVKERKAKIELDVEANGKVKRVVKIVKNGDDLYDLSGDRELYRGFRVEQIDWTPGNESVEINGHYLAIGDALGEVDDETIKRYQIRRTIEEHLDKELRYNHRGIKVLSLFFIDKVANYRDYDKSGNPVKGKYALMFEEEYRILARKPKYRTLFDDIDVDVEVERIHNGYFAQDKKGLLKDTKGNTAADTDVYSLIMKDKERLLSLEEPLRFIFSHSALREGWDNPNVFQICTLKDSGGTYVSRRQEIGRGLRLAVNQDGERVADYNVNTLTVMANESYEEFVANLQTEMEEQTGIVFGKIEKHIFARLAYLDQEKDEPVAMGYDLSAKLYESLKSGGYVDQKEKATAKLKEALENYEVELPDEFEPWKTAVLKELKHITSRLPVKDASRKKKVKLNKAVIDSKDFLELWDRIKYKTVFSIDFDSEELIRKTVEAIGKMNRIDKVRIISRKDRVAGFDRITGVSGSVVSERVEDYVESAHVLPDVITELQNRTNLTRKTIVRILTGCKRLEDFKNNPQKFIQEVTKIIQREMKLLLRDGIKYYKMDDDSYYAVELFKNEELLAYLNDNAVESRKSPFDHVLYDSEIEESFAKRFEDDENVRVYVKLPGWFKIETPVGNYNPDWAAVINKNGEEKLYFVLETKGTDIEELLRPEEQAKIQFARKHFEAINAEVHFEGPESDPQDFMLRV from the coding sequence ATGAAGCTGAAGTTTCAGGCGGACCTTGGGTACCAGCGCCAGGCCATTGATTCTATTGTAAATATTTTCAGGGGGCAGTCGACCAGGCAGTCGAATTTCACTGTTTCCTACGGCGAGGATGCCGGAATGATCCAAACCGATCTTGGGATTGGCAACCGGCTTGATTTGACCAAGAATGAAATTTTGAAAAATGTCCAGGAAATCCAGATTCAAAACGGCCTCGCGCGAAGTGAAGCGCTCGATGGGATGAATTTCACTGTCGAAATGGAGACAGGCACCGGGAAAACGTATGTGTATTTGCGTTCAATTTATGAACTGAACAAGCAATACGGCTTTACGAAGTTCGTCATTGTTGTGCCGTCCGTCGCGATTCGCGAGGGCGTTTATAAATCACTGCAAATCACTGAGCAGCACTTCAAGGAGCTTTATGACAGGCAGCCGCTCGAGTATTTCATCTATGACTCGGAGAAACTCGATCAAGTGCGCAACTTTGCGACAGCCACAGCGATCCAGGTGATGATCATCAATATTGATGCGTTCAGGAAAAGCTTCGCCGACCCGGAAAAAGAAGATAAGGCGAATGTCATCCACCGCGCAAATGACCGCCTGAACGGCTACCGGCCGATCGAGTTCATCCAGCAGACGAATCCGATTGTCATCATCGATGAACCGCAAAGTGTCGACACGACGCCGAAGTCGAAAGAAGCAATTTCCTCGCTTGCGCCAATGTGCACGCTCCGATATTCAGCGACCCACATTGATAAATACAATATGATATTCCGCCTCGATGCGGTCGATGCATATAATGAAAAGCTCGTCAAAAAGATTGAAGTCATGTCGGTCAGGTCAGAGCAATCGTTCAACCTGCCTTTTATGAAGCTGCTTGAGGTGAAAGAGCGAAAGGCGAAAATCGAGCTTGATGTGGAAGCGAACGGGAAAGTGAAACGCGTGGTAAAAATCGTCAAAAACGGTGATGACCTTTACGATTTATCCGGAGACCGCGAACTGTACCGTGGCTTCCGCGTCGAGCAGATCGATTGGACACCCGGAAACGAATCAGTTGAAATCAACGGCCACTATCTTGCGATCGGCGATGCGCTCGGTGAAGTCGATGATGAAACGATTAAACGGTATCAAATCCGGAGGACAATCGAGGAGCATCTCGATAAGGAGCTGCGGTACAACCACCGAGGCATCAAAGTGCTTAGCCTGTTTTTCATCGACAAAGTGGCGAATTATCGGGATTACGACAAAAGCGGGAATCCAGTCAAAGGAAAGTACGCGCTCATGTTCGAGGAAGAATACAGAATCCTTGCAAGAAAGCCGAAATACCGCACCCTTTTCGATGATATTGATGTAGACGTGGAAGTGGAAAGGATTCACAATGGCTATTTTGCCCAAGATAAAAAGGGCTTGCTGAAGGATACGAAAGGGAATACGGCGGCGGACACGGATGTGTACAGCCTGATCATGAAGGATAAGGAAAGGCTGTTGAGCCTTGAGGAGCCGCTGAGGTTCATTTTTTCCCACTCAGCGTTGAGGGAAGGCTGGGACAATCCGAACGTTTTCCAGATATGCACGCTGAAGGATTCAGGCGGAACGTATGTGAGCCGGCGACAGGAAATTGGCCGGGGCTTGCGCCTTGCCGTCAACCAGGACGGAGAGCGGGTAGCGGATTATAATGTGAATACGCTGACCGTCATGGCGAATGAATCGTACGAGGAGTTTGTTGCCAATCTCCAGACCGAGATGGAGGAACAGACGGGGATTGTTTTTGGCAAAATTGAAAAGCATATCTTCGCCAGGCTTGCGTATTTGGACCAGGAGAAGGATGAGCCGGTCGCGATGGGTTACGACTTGTCGGCAAAATTATATGAAAGCCTGAAAAGCGGAGGATATGTCGATCAAAAAGAAAAAGCAACGGCAAAGCTGAAGGAAGCGCTCGAAAACTATGAGGTTGAGCTTCCCGACGAATTCGAGCCTTGGAAAACGGCGGTGCTGAAAGAACTGAAGCATATCACTAGCCGACTGCCTGTAAAGGATGCGAGCAGGAAAAAGAAAGTGAAACTGAACAAAGCGGTAATCGACAGCAAGGATTTCCTTGAGTTATGGGACCGGATCAAGTATAAAACGGTGTTTTCAATTGATTTTGACAGCGAGGAGTTGATCCGGAAGACGGTCGAGGCAATCGGGAAGATGAACCGGATTGACAAAGTGCGCATCATTAGCCGGAAGGATCGGGTGGCCGGTTTTGACCGGATCACCGGGGTGAGCGGCTCGGTCGTGAGTGAGCGAGTTGAGGATTACGTTGAATCTGCGCATGTACTCCCCGATGTGATCACTGAGCTGCAAAACCGTACGAACCTTACACGAAAGACGATTGTCCGGATTCTTACCGGCTGCAAAAGGCTTGAGGATTTCAAAAATAATCCCCAGAAGTTCATCCAGGAAGTTACGAAAATCATTCAGCGCGAAATGAAGCTGCTTTTGCGCGACGGCATTAAATATTACAAGATGGATGATGACTCATACTATGCAGTCGAGCTGTTCAAAAACGAGGAACTGCTAGCCTATTTGAACGATAATGCGGTTGAAAGCAGGAAATCGCCTTTCGACCATGTTCTTTACGATTCAGAGATAGAAGAGAGTTTCGCGAAGCGGTTCGAGGATGATGAGAATGTCAGGGTTTACGTCAAGCTGCCCGGCTGGTTCAAAATTGAAACCCCGGTCGGCAACTACAATCCCGACTGGGCAGCCGTCATTAACAAAAACGGCGAAGAAAAACTTTATTTCGTCCTCGAAACGAAGGGGACAGACATCGAAGAACTGCTAAGGCCGGAAGAACAGGCGAAAATCCAATTCGCCCGCAAACACTTCGAGGCCATCAACGCCGAAGTCCACTTCGAAGGACCGGAAAGTGACCCGCAGGATTTCATGCTGAGAGTCTGA
- the sstT gene encoding serine/threonine transporter SstT, whose translation MKSLLGKWNQLSLVKQIIIGLAIGIVLALAVPGVAKSLVIFGSLFVGALKAVAPILVLFLVMSAIAQHKSGQKTNMKSILTLYLLGTFLAGLIAVVASFIFPVSLTLAEGAEGLEAPGGVIEVLKTLLMNVVDNPVKAIFNANYIGILAWAVVLGLALKNAPDSTKTVISNFSEAISTVVKWVIRFAPLGIMGLVIDSILTSGIESLMGYGKLLGVLIGCMLFVAFVVNPLIVFFTARQNPYPLVLQCIRESGITAFFTRSSAANIPVNMRLCEKLGLDKDTYSVSIPLGATINMAGAAVTISVLTLAAVNTLGINVDIPTAIILSVLSAVAACGASGVAGGSLLLIPLACSLFGIPNDVAMQVVGVGFIIGVLQDSFETALNSSTDVLFTAAAEYRKNRLEGTSAKMKKAV comes from the coding sequence ATGAAAAGTCTATTGGGGAAATGGAATCAGCTAAGCCTTGTAAAGCAAATCATCATCGGCCTTGCCATTGGTATTGTGCTGGCTTTGGCGGTTCCGGGTGTTGCAAAGTCATTGGTCATTTTCGGTTCCTTATTTGTAGGCGCGTTAAAAGCAGTTGCGCCAATACTCGTTCTATTCTTGGTTATGTCGGCCATCGCACAACATAAGAGCGGACAGAAAACCAATATGAAATCCATTCTTACCTTATACCTGTTAGGAACCTTTCTTGCCGGCCTGATCGCGGTAGTAGCCAGCTTTATTTTCCCGGTCAGCCTGACCCTTGCGGAAGGAGCAGAAGGCCTGGAAGCCCCCGGCGGAGTAATCGAAGTTCTTAAGACTTTATTGATGAACGTCGTTGACAACCCGGTCAAAGCGATTTTCAATGCAAATTATATCGGGATCCTTGCCTGGGCAGTCGTCCTTGGGCTTGCGCTGAAAAACGCGCCAGACTCTACCAAAACTGTCATCTCGAATTTCTCTGAGGCTATTTCCACGGTTGTTAAATGGGTTATCCGTTTCGCACCGCTAGGCATCATGGGTCTCGTTATCGATTCAATCCTGACAAGCGGCATTGAGTCGCTGATGGGTTATGGAAAACTGCTGGGCGTATTGATCGGCTGCATGCTGTTTGTCGCTTTCGTCGTCAATCCGCTGATCGTATTCTTCACGGCCCGTCAGAATCCATACCCGCTCGTGCTCCAATGCATCAGGGAGAGCGGCATCACCGCTTTCTTCACACGCAGCTCGGCGGCCAATATTCCCGTCAATATGAGGCTTTGTGAAAAACTAGGATTGGACAAGGATACGTATTCCGTTTCCATTCCGCTTGGCGCGACCATCAACATGGCTGGAGCGGCTGTGACGATTTCCGTCCTTACACTGGCAGCAGTCAACACGCTCGGCATCAATGTCGACATTCCGACTGCAATCATCCTCAGCGTCCTGTCCGCAGTCGCAGCATGCGGCGCTTCGGGCGTTGCCGGCGGTTCACTGTTATTAATTCCGCTCGCGTGCAGTCTTTTCGGCATTCCGAATGACGTGGCCATGCAAGTAGTTGGCGTCGGCTTCATCATTGGCGTCCTTCAGGATTCCTTTGAAACAGCGCTCAACTCATCAACAGACGTTCTCTTCACTGCCGCGGCTGAATATCGCAAAAACCGACTTGAAGGAACAAGCGCAAAAATGAAAAAAGCCGTCTAA
- a CDS encoding helicase-related protein — translation MPGGVVDNQRTGLVGDVLRRNLGEGSRISVAAAHFTLYAFEELKRELAKVDGFRFILTEPAFVDMEGLPREQVEKNENLLFGVVEEQKYKAELSQAHIARELAKWVTTKAQFKSVTKQKIEGGLYHVANKDEKEIGLVGGAPFSTAGLGYSNSSNMYINTIVDDKETNRQLLNNFDSIWQNEQVLHDVKDNILDRLETLYKENSPEFIYFVTLYHLFKEFLEGTKDLDALQAKTGFENTMIWNKLYAFQKDGVVGAVNKIEKHGGCIIADSVGLGKTFEALAVIKYYELRNHRVLVLAPKKLRENWSIYRLNDKRNILADDRFSYDLLNHTDLSRQGGYSGDINLEHVNWGNYDLVVIDESHNFRNNEARNDRVTRYSRLMNDMIKAGVKTKILMLSATPVNNKLDDLKNQVAFITEGNDGALSESANIKNISQTIRQAQSQFNKWSKLPEEERTTERLLDFLSWDYFTLLDSLTIARSRRHIEKYYNMKDIGKFPDRKKPLNIKETIDKQGEFPALSLINDDILRLRLAVYSPMQYVLPHMRGAYNEKYDTKVRNGQVFRQTDRENNLIHLMKANLLKRLESSVHSFSLTLKSITNNIDAFLQKIDDYKPGQDAAQDIMDIDVEDPELEDALIGSKVKILLKDVDLIRWKQDLQYDREILARLTMQAEMVSPERDQKLSRLKELISDKVANPLNGQNKKVLIFTAFADTANYLYANLSGWTRDKFGLHSAVVTGSDNPKTTMKLKKADFNSVLTYFSPLSKERAKVMPDAKEEIDVLIATDCISEGQNLQDCDYLINYDIHWNPVRIIQRFGRIDRLGSKNGVIQLVNFWPPIELDEYINLVGRVKDRMTILNISSTGEENVIAENSNEMKDLEYRRKQLEKLQNEMIDLEEISGNISLTDFTLDDFRMDLLAHMKKNGSVVKEAPLGLFSLTSNRNGKLKEEISPGVIFCLKQINHVPGQDGKNALHPYYLVYVKYDGNVLLSYGHVKKILDLYRSLCLGKQEPERVLYELFYKETRNGRQMVPYKELLEQAAGEIAGKIDHQSTLNIFSLGSLDSLVASSNTNLQDFEVVSYLIVKE, via the coding sequence ATGCCGGGTGGCGTTGTTGATAATCAGCGGACTGGTTTAGTTGGGGATGTGCTGAGGCGGAATCTTGGGGAGGGCAGCCGGATTTCTGTGGCTGCGGCTCATTTTACGTTGTATGCGTTTGAAGAGTTGAAGCGGGAGCTGGCGAAGGTGGACGGGTTTCGTTTCATCCTGACAGAACCGGCTTTTGTTGATATGGAAGGCTTGCCGCGTGAGCAAGTAGAAAAAAATGAGAATCTGCTCTTTGGCGTAGTGGAGGAACAGAAATATAAAGCGGAGCTGTCTCAGGCGCATATTGCCAGGGAGCTGGCGAAGTGGGTAACAACGAAGGCACAGTTTAAGTCGGTGACAAAGCAAAAGATAGAAGGCGGGCTTTACCATGTCGCCAACAAGGATGAGAAGGAAATCGGCCTCGTTGGCGGGGCGCCATTTTCAACCGCGGGGCTTGGCTACAGCAATTCATCGAATATGTATATCAATACAATTGTCGATGACAAAGAAACAAACCGCCAGCTCTTGAACAATTTCGATTCTATCTGGCAAAATGAACAGGTTTTGCATGATGTAAAGGACAATATCCTCGATAGACTGGAAACGCTCTACAAGGAAAACTCTCCAGAGTTCATTTACTTTGTCACGCTGTATCATTTGTTTAAAGAATTTTTGGAAGGAACGAAGGACCTGGACGCGCTCCAGGCAAAAACGGGTTTCGAGAACACGATGATCTGGAACAAGCTCTATGCCTTCCAGAAGGACGGAGTGGTCGGCGCGGTCAATAAAATCGAAAAGCATGGCGGCTGCATTATCGCCGATAGCGTCGGTCTCGGGAAAACGTTCGAAGCGCTCGCTGTCATCAAATATTATGAGCTCCGCAACCATCGTGTCCTCGTACTTGCGCCGAAAAAGCTGCGCGAGAACTGGTCGATTTACCGATTGAATGATAAGCGGAATATTTTGGCGGATGATCGTTTTTCTTATGATTTATTGAACCATACCGATTTATCACGCCAGGGGGGATACAGTGGCGACATCAATCTTGAACATGTGAACTGGGGGAATTATGACCTCGTCGTCATTGACGAGTCGCACAACTTCCGCAATAATGAGGCGCGCAATGACAGGGTGACCCGTTATTCGCGGCTTATGAATGACATGATCAAAGCCGGCGTCAAAACAAAGATCCTCATGCTGTCGGCGACGCCGGTCAATAATAAGCTCGACGATTTAAAAAACCAGGTTGCCTTCATTACTGAAGGTAATGACGGCGCCTTATCCGAAAGCGCGAATATCAAGAACATATCGCAGACGATCAGGCAGGCGCAGTCGCAGTTCAACAAATGGAGCAAGCTGCCGGAAGAAGAACGGACGACAGAGCGGCTGCTCGACTTTTTGAGCTGGGACTATTTCACCTTGCTTGATTCGTTAACGATTGCGCGCTCGCGGCGTCATATCGAAAAATATTACAACATGAAAGATATCGGCAAATTTCCGGACCGGAAAAAGCCGCTTAATATAAAGGAAACGATTGACAAGCAAGGCGAGTTTCCGGCGCTTTCGCTTATTAATGATGATATCCTCAGGCTGCGCCTCGCCGTGTATTCGCCGATGCAATACGTCCTACCGCATATGCGGGGCGCCTATAATGAAAAGTACGATACAAAGGTAAGGAATGGCCAGGTTTTCCGGCAGACCGACCGTGAAAACAACCTGATCCATTTGATGAAAGCGAATTTGCTGAAACGGCTTGAAAGTTCCGTACATTCTTTTTCTTTGACGTTAAAGAGTATTACAAACAACATCGATGCCTTTTTGCAAAAAATCGATGACTACAAACCCGGACAGGATGCCGCACAGGATATAATGGATATCGATGTCGAGGATCCGGAGCTTGAAGACGCGCTCATCGGTTCAAAGGTCAAAATTCTGCTGAAGGATGTCGATTTGATCCGTTGGAAGCAAGACCTTCAATATGACCGGGAAATTCTCGCGCGCCTCACGATGCAGGCTGAAATGGTTTCCCCGGAACGTGACCAGAAGCTTTCGCGGCTGAAGGAATTGATATCCGATAAAGTCGCAAACCCTTTGAACGGGCAAAACAAGAAAGTCCTTATCTTCACCGCGTTCGCCGATACGGCCAACTATTTATATGCAAACCTAAGCGGCTGGACCCGTGATAAATTTGGGCTTCACAGCGCTGTTGTGACGGGATCGGACAATCCTAAAACAACTATGAAACTGAAAAAAGCCGATTTCAACAGTGTCCTTACCTATTTTTCGCCTCTTTCAAAAGAACGGGCAAAGGTCATGCCGGATGCGAAAGAAGAAATTGATGTGCTGATTGCTACAGACTGCATATCCGAAGGCCAAAACCTCCAGGACTGCGACTATTTAATCAATTATGATATCCACTGGAACCCAGTGCGGATCATCCAGAGGTTTGGCCGGATTGACCGACTTGGCAGTAAAAATGGTGTCATCCAGCTGGTGAACTTTTGGCCGCCGATTGAACTGGACGAATATATCAACCTCGTCGGACGGGTCAAGGACCGGATGACGATTCTCAATATTTCATCGACAGGTGAGGAGAATGTCATTGCTGAAAACAGCAATGAGATGAAGGATCTCGAATACCGCCGGAAACAACTGGAGAAACTGCAGAACGAGATGATCGATCTGGAAGAAATTTCGGGGAATATTTCACTCACCGATTTCACGCTTGATGATTTCCGGATGGATTTGCTTGCCCATATGAAGAAAAATGGCAGCGTTGTGAAAGAAGCTCCGCTGGGATTGTTTTCATTGACGAGTAACAGGAACGGAAAACTGAAGGAAGAAATCAGCCCGGGAGTGATTTTTTGCCTGAAGCAAATCAATCATGTACCAGGGCAGGACGGCAAAAATGCACTCCATCCGTATTACCTCGTTTATGTAAAATACGACGGGAATGTACTTTTAAGCTATGGCCACGTAAAAAAGATTCTAGATTTATACAGGTCGCTTTGCCTCGGCAAACAGGAGCCGGAACGCGTGCTGTATGAATTATTTTATAAAGAAACACGGAACGGCAGGCAAATGGTGCCGTATAAAGAACTGCTTGAGCAGGCCGCAGGTGAGATAGCCGGCAAAATCGACCATCAATCAACGCTGAACATTTTCAGCCTTGGCAGCCTCGACAGCCTTGTCGCCAGTTCAAATACGAACCTCCAGGACTTTGAAGTCGTATCTTATTTGATAGTGAAGGAGTAA
- a CDS encoding ASCH domain-containing protein produces the protein MNDLAQKYWNEYWETKQEEAPKSVSAWQFGDDADYLAQLVIDGIKTATCSGFIFYELENERLPAVDDYSIILNSRDEPVGMIKITDVKKMPMNEVPEDFAIAEGEGDRTYQYWKDAHTRFFTQELGKLGLEFSEDMLLVCERFELVNAKGK, from the coding sequence ATGAACGATCTAGCTCAGAAATATTGGAATGAGTATTGGGAAACCAAACAGGAGGAAGCGCCGAAATCAGTCAGCGCATGGCAATTCGGGGATGATGCCGACTATCTAGCACAACTGGTCATCGATGGAATCAAAACGGCCACTTGCTCAGGTTTTATTTTTTATGAACTGGAAAACGAACGGCTCCCCGCAGTCGATGATTACAGTATTATTCTGAATAGCCGCGATGAGCCTGTTGGGATGATTAAAATAACTGATGTTAAGAAAATGCCAATGAATGAGGTTCCCGAGGATTTTGCGATTGCGGAAGGTGAGGGAGACCGAACATACCAGTATTGGAAAGATGCCCACACGCGTTTTTTTACCCAAGAGCTTGGCAAGCTGGGGCTTGAATTTTCCGAAGACATGCTGCTCGTCTGTGAGCGGTTCGAATTGGTCAATGCAAAAGGCAAGTAA
- a CDS encoding site-specific DNA-methyltransferase, with amino-acid sequence MEKLDGQSLDLAAQNIEAIKRLFPEVVAEGKIDFEKLKLALGEAVDSRKEKFEFSWHGKAEALKLAQTPSAGTLRPDRDSGKNWDETENLYIEGDNLEVLKLLQKSYFGKVKMIFIDPPYNTGKDFVYKDDFRDSIENYKRQTGQAMKANAETRGRYHTDWLNMMYPRLKLARNLLQENGVMFISLDDTEVANLRKMCDEIFGEDNFVANLVWQKKFSRANDAAYFSTMHDHILVYCKNSIHTNESGWKIGLLPRGDEIPQGYGNPDNDPRGVWTSVVLSAKSGSDKLLYEITTPSGRVCAPPSGRYWSVSKERFEELVRDNRIWFGVKGDGTPRLKTFLSEVQSGLRPNTILFHAEAGHNQEGKQETKALFDDVGVFDGPKPVRLLEFLLKTANLEDAEIVLDFFSGSATTAHAVMKLNSEDGLRRKFILVQLPELCDSGTEAYKAGFRTICEIGRERIRRAGEKVAAESERDDLDIGFKAFSLDSSNLKPWDPDFENLEQDLFNLEDNLKEDRTQDDLLHEILLKVGLPLTVPIEKADVGGKTVYSVGYGSLLVCLEDEIGLDVVNGMIRLKAEAFNPKVVFKESGFLNDAVKTNAIQTLRKNGINDVRSV; translated from the coding sequence ATGGAAAAGCTGGATGGACAATCGCTAGACTTGGCTGCGCAGAACATTGAAGCCATTAAGCGGCTTTTTCCTGAAGTGGTCGCAGAAGGAAAAATTGATTTTGAAAAACTGAAGCTCGCTCTTGGGGAGGCGGTCGACTCCCGGAAGGAGAAATTCGAATTCTCCTGGCATGGAAAGGCTGAAGCGCTGAAGTTGGCGCAGACACCTTCCGCCGGCACCTTGAGGCCAGACAGGGATTCAGGCAAAAACTGGGACGAAACTGAAAATCTTTATATTGAAGGAGACAACCTTGAAGTATTGAAGCTTTTGCAGAAATCATATTTCGGGAAGGTCAAGATGATTTTCATCGACCCGCCTTATAACACTGGCAAGGACTTCGTTTATAAGGACGACTTCAGAGACAGCATCGAAAATTACAAGCGCCAAACTGGCCAGGCGATGAAGGCGAACGCCGAAACGCGGGGACGCTACCATACCGACTGGCTCAATATGATGTACCCGCGCCTGAAGCTTGCGCGCAATCTGCTCCAAGAGAACGGAGTGATGTTCATCAGCCTTGATGATACCGAAGTGGCCAATCTGAGGAAGATGTGCGATGAGATATTCGGTGAGGACAACTTCGTCGCGAACCTCGTCTGGCAAAAGAAATTCTCGAGGGCGAATGACGCGGCGTACTTTTCAACAATGCATGACCATATACTCGTTTATTGCAAAAATAGTATCCATACAAATGAAAGCGGCTGGAAAATTGGCCTGCTGCCAAGAGGGGACGAAATTCCGCAAGGCTATGGCAACCCCGACAACGACCCGCGCGGGGTCTGGACCTCAGTCGTCCTGTCGGCGAAATCGGGTTCGGACAAACTCCTTTATGAAATCACAACGCCAAGCGGACGGGTATGTGCGCCGCCGAGCGGAAGATACTGGAGTGTCAGCAAGGAACGTTTCGAGGAACTCGTCAGGGATAACCGCATTTGGTTTGGCGTGAAGGGGGATGGGACGCCTAGGCTGAAAACCTTCTTGTCCGAGGTGCAGAGCGGGCTGAGGCCAAACACGATTCTGTTCCATGCGGAAGCTGGCCATAACCAGGAAGGGAAACAGGAAACGAAGGCCCTTTTTGACGATGTCGGGGTGTTCGACGGCCCGAAACCGGTCAGGCTCCTTGAATTTCTGCTGAAAACGGCGAATCTAGAGGATGCCGAAATTGTTCTCGATTTCTTCTCGGGTTCGGCGACAACCGCCCATGCGGTAATGAAGCTGAACAGCGAGGATGGCTTACGGCGTAAATTCATTTTGGTTCAATTACCGGAGCTTTGCGACTCAGGGACTGAGGCATATAAAGCCGGATTCCGGACGATTTGTGAAATCGGCAGGGAGCGGATTCGCCGGGCAGGGGAAAAGGTGGCTGCGGAGTCGGAGCGTGACGATCTTGATATTGGCTTTAAGGCCTTCAGTCTCGATTCTTCCAATCTAAAGCCGTGGGATCCGGATTTTGAAAATCTCGAGCAGGACTTGTTCAACCTAGAAGACAATTTGAAGGAAGACCGTACCCAGGATGATCTGCTGCATGAAATCCTCCTGAAAGTCGGCCTGCCGCTCACGGTTCCGATCGAAAAAGCGGACGTTGGCGGGAAAACGGTTTATTCGGTTGGTTATGGCTCGCTTCTCGTGTGCCTTGAGGATGAGATCGGGCTCGACGTTGTCAACGGAATGATCAGGCTGAAGGCAGAAGCGTTCAACCCGAAAGTCGTCTTCAAGGAATCCGGTTTCCTGAATGATGCGGTAAAAACGAATGCAATCCAGACGCTTAGGAAAAATGGAATCAATGATGTTAGGAGTGTGTAA